In the genome of Carnobacterium pleistocenium FTR1, one region contains:
- the rpmA gene encoding 50S ribosomal protein L27 — MLKMNLQFFAHKKGGGSTTNGRDSNSKRLGAKRADGQTVSGGSILFRQRGTKIYPGVNVGIGGDDTLFAKCDGVVRFERKGRDKKQVSVYPVAQ, encoded by the coding sequence ATGTTAAAAATGAATTTACAATTCTTTGCCCACAAAAAAGGTGGCGGTTCTACAACTAACGGACGCGACTCAAATTCTAAACGTTTAGGTGCTAAACGTGCAGATGGACAAACTGTTTCAGGTGGTTCAATTTTATTCCGTCAACGCGGAACTAAAATTTATCCAGGTGTTAACGTTGGTATTGGTGGAGATGATACTTTGTTTGCAAAATGTGACGGAGTTGTTCGTTTCGAACGTAAAGGCCGCGACAAAAAACAAGTTTCAGTTTACCCAGTAGCTCAATAA
- a CDS encoding acetate/propionate family kinase, with protein MSKTIAINAGSSSLKFTLYEMPAEEEIASGIIERIGLNNSIFTTKYAGEKYKVIEDIKNHEIAIQMVLDKLIELKVIANYEEITGVGHRVVAGGELFKDSALITDEVLAQIEGLAEFAPLHNPANATGIKAFKHLLPNITSVAVFDTSFHTTMPKENYLYSLPMEYYTDFSARKYGAHGTSHKYVSERAAELLGKPLEETKIITCHLGNGGSITAVKGGKSIDTSMGFTPLAGITMGTRTGDIDASILPFLMNKLNITDINDMIYILNNKSGLLGLSHISSDMRDVEEAAEKGNEDAQTALDIFYNRVKKYIGQYFAILNGADAIVFTAGIGENSPETRQIIIDGMNWFGAEIDAEANNVRGKERIISTPESKVKVLLIPTDEEIMIARDVERLRA; from the coding sequence ATGTCAAAAACAATTGCAATCAATGCAGGTAGTTCAAGTCTGAAATTCACCTTATACGAAATGCCTGCTGAGGAAGAAATCGCTTCAGGAATCATCGAAAGAATTGGTTTAAATAATTCTATTTTTACTACGAAATATGCTGGTGAAAAATACAAAGTGATTGAAGATATTAAAAATCATGAAATTGCTATTCAAATGGTTCTAGATAAATTGATTGAATTAAAAGTGATTGCGAATTATGAAGAAATTACTGGTGTAGGACACCGTGTAGTAGCTGGTGGCGAATTATTTAAAGACTCAGCATTGATTACAGATGAAGTATTAGCACAAATTGAAGGTCTAGCTGAATTTGCTCCATTGCACAACCCAGCTAATGCTACAGGGATCAAAGCATTCAAACATTTGTTGCCAAATATTACAAGTGTAGCTGTTTTTGATACTTCATTCCATACAACAATGCCTAAAGAAAACTACTTATATAGTCTCCCGATGGAATACTATACTGACTTTTCAGCCCGTAAATATGGAGCACATGGAACGTCACATAAATACGTTTCTGAACGTGCTGCTGAATTATTAGGCAAACCCCTTGAAGAAACTAAAATTATCACGTGTCATTTGGGTAATGGCGGATCTATTACCGCTGTTAAAGGTGGAAAATCGATTGATACATCAATGGGATTCACTCCTTTAGCTGGTATTACAATGGGTACTCGTACTGGAGACATCGACGCATCAATATTGCCTTTCTTAATGAACAAATTAAACATTACAGATATTAATGATATGATCTACATTTTAAATAATAAATCTGGTTTGTTAGGTCTTTCTCATATTTCAAGTGACATGCGTGATGTTGAAGAAGCTGCAGAAAAAGGAAATGAAGATGCTCAAACTGCGTTAGATATTTTCTATAATCGTGTTAAAAAATATATTGGACAATATTTTGCTATCCTAAATGGTGCAGATGCAATTGTATTCACTGCTGGAATTGGAGAAAATTCTCCAGAAACTCGCCAAATTATTATTGATGGCATGAACTGGTTTGGTGCTGAAATTGATGCTGAGGCAAATAACGTTCGTGGTAAAGAGCGTATTATTTCTACTCCAGAATCAAAAGTTAAAGTATTATTGATTCCAACGGATGAAGAAATTATGATCGCTCGTGATGTTGAAAGATTGCGCGCATAA
- the rplU gene encoding 50S ribosomal protein L21, whose translation MYAIIKTGGKQIKVEVGQEIYIEKLNVEAGESVVFEEVVLIGGEETKVGAPTIVGATVEGTVEKHGLQKKVTTFIYKPKKHSHRKQGHRQPYTKVIINAINA comes from the coding sequence ATGTACGCAATTATCAAAACAGGTGGAAAACAAATTAAAGTTGAGGTTGGCCAAGAAATTTACATTGAAAAATTAAATGTTGAAGCTGGTGAATCTGTAGTCTTTGAAGAAGTTGTCTTAATTGGTGGAGAAGAAACAAAAGTTGGAGCTCCAACTATTGTAGGAGCTACTGTTGAAGGTACTGTAGAAAAACATGGTCTTCAAAAGAAGGTTACGACTTTCATATACAAACCTAAAAAACATAGTCACCGTAAACAAGGTCACCGTCAACCATATACAAAAGTTATCATCAACGCAATCAACGCATAA
- a CDS encoding ribosomal-processing cysteine protease Prp, translating into MIQAFFNRNAKEDIVSFEVTGHAESGPYGSDIVCAAVSALVIGTTNSISALSGVSPLVEANEEVEGGYLYVELINELTEEQLRISQILLESLQLSLIGIVEEYPDYVKLAQ; encoded by the coding sequence ATGATTCAAGCGTTCTTTAATCGTAATGCCAAAGAAGACATTGTTTCCTTTGAAGTTACAGGACATGCAGAGTCTGGACCCTACGGCAGCGATATAGTTTGTGCAGCTGTCTCAGCATTAGTTATAGGAACAACAAATAGTATTTCTGCTTTATCAGGTGTTTCTCCATTAGTAGAAGCAAACGAAGAAGTAGAAGGCGGCTATTTATACGTTGAACTCATAAATGAATTGACTGAAGAACAGTTAAGAATCTCACAGATTCTTCTGGAGAGTCTTCAATTATCTTTAATAGGAATAGTTGAAGAATATCCAGATTATGTCAAACTTGCACAATAA
- a CDS encoding amino acid ABC transporter ATP-binding protein, whose translation MGLKATNLTKQFNGIDVIRNFDFSIEAGEIVTLVGKSGTGKTTLMRMLNQLETADKGTIAIDDNYLCRETADGKIEYASKKERMTYNNQIGMVFQDYQLFPNLTIIKNCIEAPLDQKLMTKEQAIEKAEMLLTQMGISDKKNDYPSTLSGGQQQRAAIARAMMLNPKIICFDEPTSALDRESSNEVGKMIQTIALSGTGILIVTHDIEFAEMFGTRVVSSDEFLQ comes from the coding sequence GTGGGATTGAAAGCAACTAACCTTACAAAACAGTTCAATGGGATCGATGTTATAAGAAATTTTGATTTTTCGATTGAGGCTGGAGAAATCGTCACGCTCGTTGGTAAATCTGGTACAGGAAAGACTACCTTAATGAGGATGTTGAATCAATTAGAAACAGCAGATAAAGGAACGATTGCGATTGATGATAATTATTTGTGTCGTGAAACTGCAGATGGTAAAATAGAATATGCTTCAAAAAAGGAGCGAATGACCTATAATAACCAAATAGGTATGGTATTCCAAGATTATCAATTGTTTCCTAATTTAACAATCATAAAAAACTGTATTGAAGCGCCTCTAGATCAAAAATTGATGACGAAAGAACAAGCAATTGAAAAAGCAGAGATGCTCTTGACACAAATGGGAATTTCAGACAAGAAAAATGATTACCCAAGTACTTTATCCGGAGGTCAACAACAGCGTGCAGCGATAGCTCGGGCAATGATGTTAAACCCTAAGATTATTTGTTTTGATGAACCAACTTCTGCGTTAGACCGCGAATCATCTAATGAAGTAGGAAAGATGATTCAAACAATTGCTTTATCTGGTACAGGTATTCTAATCGTTACACATGATATAGAATTTGCTGAAATGTTTGGAACAAGAGTAGTATCCTCAGACGAATTTTTGCAATGA
- a CDS encoding class I SAM-dependent methyltransferase: MSQKEIEQLFNQLDTSAQILQKELEVSYLEALSETGENILGNKIPHQIDGSPSDEIVEKLTQLYKEVVIDSMEPEDIRKAIQLALLKASKTDVLQPNHQMTPDAIGFILNYLIEKLISGKLETVRLLDPAVGMGNLLSTIYNGLVLKNIPVEAEGVDNDDLLLALASVSTTMQRQKVTLTHQDAIQDLLIDPVDVVVSDLPVGYYPLDEKASKFKTAAKKGHSYAHHLFIEQSLHYLKDGGFGIFLVPAQLFETDETPGLMKMIQEEAFLQGMLNLPNELFKTKSSRKSILLVQKRGNNAKQVKQVLLAQIPDFKNQKAMLQFMKQVDGWKKENS; this comes from the coding sequence TTGTCTCAGAAAGAAATTGAACAATTATTTAATCAATTGGATACTTCAGCTCAAATTTTACAAAAAGAATTAGAAGTTTCCTACTTAGAAGCTCTTTCGGAAACTGGTGAAAATATTTTAGGTAATAAGATTCCTCATCAGATTGATGGTTCTCCTTCAGATGAAATAGTTGAAAAATTAACGCAATTATACAAAGAAGTTGTAATAGACAGCATGGAACCTGAAGATATTCGAAAAGCAATTCAATTAGCTCTTTTGAAAGCTTCAAAGACAGATGTATTACAGCCAAATCATCAAATGACTCCAGATGCTATTGGTTTTATTTTAAACTATTTAATTGAAAAATTGATTAGTGGTAAATTGGAAACGGTTCGTTTACTTGATCCTGCTGTAGGAATGGGTAATCTGTTATCGACTATTTATAACGGCTTAGTTTTAAAAAATATACCAGTAGAAGCAGAAGGCGTCGATAACGATGATTTGCTTCTAGCTCTTGCGTCAGTCAGTACAACAATGCAAAGGCAAAAGGTTACCTTGACACATCAAGATGCCATACAAGACCTTTTAATAGATCCTGTTGATGTCGTTGTGAGTGATTTGCCTGTAGGTTATTATCCATTAGATGAAAAAGCTAGCAAGTTTAAAACAGCAGCTAAAAAAGGTCATTCTTACGCTCATCATTTATTTATTGAACAGAGTTTACATTATTTAAAAGATGGCGGATTTGGAATCTTTTTAGTTCCTGCTCAGCTATTTGAAACAGATGAGACGCCAGGATTAATGAAGATGATTCAAGAAGAAGCATTCTTACAAGGCATGTTAAACTTGCCAAATGAATTATTTAAGACTAAAAGTTCACGCAAATCAATTCTTCTGGTTCAAAAAAGAGGGAATAATGCCAAACAAGTCAAACAAGTATTGTTAGCACAAATTCCAGATTTCAAGAACCAAAAAGCTATGCTGCAATTTATGAAACAAGTAGATGGTTGGAAAAAAGAGAATAGTTAA
- a CDS encoding amino acid ABC transporter permease, whose product MDLIVDITPNLLEGLKTTLLLFLIIVSVTIPLGFLIACVRVYAPKWISWIIQVYIYIMRGTPLLLQLMVVFFGLPLVGITFDRFSAAVFTFIINYAAYYAEIFRGGILSIPKGQFEAIKVLGIGKINGFRKIIIPQVMRVVLPSVGNEVIALVKDTSLIYILGIGELLRAGQIAANTYASLIPYAAVGVIYLIVTGVVTLLLNAIEKKSNY is encoded by the coding sequence ATGGATTTGATAGTCGATATAACACCCAACTTGTTAGAGGGATTAAAAACAACATTATTGCTATTTTTAATTATTGTCAGTGTAACCATTCCTTTAGGATTTTTGATTGCTTGTGTACGAGTTTATGCTCCAAAATGGATATCATGGATCATACAGGTTTACATTTACATTATGAGAGGAACACCGTTGCTGTTACAATTGATGGTCGTATTTTTTGGCTTACCTCTTGTCGGGATCACATTTGATCGTTTTTCAGCCGCAGTTTTCACATTTATCATAAATTATGCAGCTTATTATGCAGAAATATTTCGTGGTGGTATCTTATCCATTCCAAAAGGTCAATTCGAGGCTATTAAGGTATTGGGTATTGGAAAAATAAATGGATTCAGAAAGATCATCATTCCCCAAGTTATGCGTGTGGTACTTCCTTCAGTAGGAAACGAAGTCATCGCATTAGTAAAAGATACCTCACTTATTTATATTTTAGGTATTGGCGAATTATTGCGAGCAGGTCAAATTGCAGCTAATACTTACGCTTCATTAATTCCATATGCAGCAGTTGGAGTTATTTATTTAATTGTCACCGGAGTAGTGACCTTACTATTAAATGCTATCGAGAAGAAGTCAAATTACTAA